A stretch of Bombus huntii isolate Logan2020A chromosome 7, iyBomHunt1.1, whole genome shotgun sequence DNA encodes these proteins:
- the LOC126867784 gene encoding tyrosine-protein kinase Fer isoform X4, producing the protein MGFSTSLQGQSSHEALLARQDAEIKLLETMRRCLTIKVKSDREYASTISSLTMQGKKIERNEDLVGSLIAQSWRDIMDSIDQTAKLIKQQADSIEAIVVEHIMTLYSERRRARKVYQEEQTWLNNQFQQLTEDVARKKLEYQKNLEMYKLMRSRFEEHYVKSGRVGRKLDEVREKYQKACRKLHLTHNEYVLLLGAVTECEHDLRTCYLPSLLHRQQAIHQEFITSWKTILQDIVKYSDFTTDKFQEIHRRMQKAVDSVKPVEEYRDFIGKHRTRPASPIRFIFDENLVDDTSGKLLPNKLTVDNLTIDWLRNRLTELETSLKATQQSRQNPPYPSENNSDSKISILDYSREREELRLRCQEKRLQRQVDVIRAALNELGCEELPLGYDLSMESSFADSPSISKTFRGISHLTSQKGNGSGDLMEEEWFHGVLPREEVVRLLVTEGDFLVRETTRNDECQIVLSVCWDGHKHFIVQTTPEGHYRFEGPTFPSIQELIRHQWLSGLPVTSRSGAILKTPILRERWELNNDDVILLEKIGRGNFGDVYKAQLKTCKTEVAVKTCKVTLPDEQKRKFLQEGRILKQYDHPNIVKLIGICVQKQPIMIVMELVPGGSLLTYLRKNANTITQQEQLRMCKDAAAGMRYLESKYCIHRDLAARNCLVGYESIVKISDFGMSREEEEYIVSDGMKQIPIKWTAPEALNFGKYTSLCDVWSYGILMWEIFSKGGNPYSGMSNSQAREKIDAGYRMPAPENTPDEIYRLMLRCWEYEPEKRPHFDQIYTVVETLSQAYL; encoded by the exons ATGGGTTTCTCTACGAGTTTACAAGGACAGTCATCACACGAGGCATTACTTGCCCGTCAAGATGCTGAAATTAAGCTTCTGGAAACGATGAGACGGTGTTTAACGATTAAAGTTAAATCAGACCGTGAATATGCTTCGACAATCTCCTCCCTGACTATGCAAGGGAAGAAGATTGAACGTAACGAGGATCTCGTTGGTAGTCTAATAGCGCAG AGCTGGAGAGATATTATGGACTCTATTGATCAGACTGCAAAATTAATCAAGCAGCAGGCAGATTCGATCGAAGCTATAGTAGTTGAACACATTATGACATTATATTCTGAAAGAAGACGAGCTAGGAAAGTGTATCAGGAGGAGCAAACGTGGTTGAACAATCAATTTCAACAG TTGACTGAAGATGTCGCCAGGAAAAAGCTGGAATATCAGAAGAATTTAGAAATGTACAAATTGATGAGATCCCGTTTTGAAGAACATTATGTCAAGT CCGGTAGAGTTGGCAGAAAATTGGATGAAGTAAGAGAAAAATATCAGAAAGCCTGTAGGAAACTTCATCTTACCCACAATGAATACGTATTGCTTTTGGGTGCTGTAACAGAGTGTGAACATGACCTCAGAACTTGTTACTTACCCAGTTTGCTTCACCGACAACAAGCGATTCATCAAGAATTTATAACATCATG GAAAACCATACTTCAGGACATAGTGAAATATTCTGATTTTACGACAGATAAATTTCAAGAGATACATCGGCGAATGCAAAAAGCTGTTGATTCTGTAAAGCCTGTAGAAGAGTACAGGGATTTTATAGGGAAGCACAG AACGCGACCAGCGTCACCGATAAGATTTATTTTCGATGAGAACCTTGTAGATGATACATCAGGAAAATTGTTGCCAAATAAATTAACAGTAGATAATTTGACTATAGATTGGTTAAGAAATAGGCTAACAGAATTGGAAACTTCTTTGAAAGCAACTCAACAGAGTCGACAAAACCCACCATATCCATCAGAGAACAATAGCGATTCTAA AATATCAATTTTGGATTACTCCCGTGAAAGAGAAGAATTGCGATTACGCTGTCAAGAAAAGAGACTTCAGCGGCAAGTGGATGTTATTAGAGCTGCCTTAAATGAATTAGGTTGCGAAGAATTACCACTTGGATATGATCTTTCAATGGAAAGCTCTTTCGCTGATTCGCCTTCTATTAGTAAG ACATTCCGTGGGATATCGCATTTAACAAGTCAAAAGGGAAATGGAAGTGGTGATCTTATGGAAGAAGAGTGGTTTCATGGTGTGTTACCAAGAGAAGAAGTTGTGAGATTACTCGTAACTGAAGGAGATTTCTTAGTACGCGAAACAACACGAAATGATGAATGCCAAATAGTTTTATCTGTTTGCTGGGATGGACATAAACATTTCATTGTACAAACTACTCCTGAA gGGCATTACAGATTCGAAGGTCCTACATTTCCATCGATTCAAGAATTAATCAGGCACCAATGGTTATCCGGATTGCCAGTGACTAGTCGATCTGGAGCTATTCTCAAAACACCAATTTTACGTGAACGTTGGGAACTCAATAACGACGATGTAATTCTCCTAGAAAAGATAGGACGG gGTAACTTTGGAGATGTATATAAAGCGCAGTTGAAAACTTGTAAGACTGAAGTGGCTGTAAAAACTTGCAAAGTAACGTTACCGGATGAACAAAAACGTAAATTCTTACAAGAAGGACGAATATTGAAGCAATACGATCATCCCAATATAGTAAAGCTTATAGGAATTTGTGTCCAAAAACAACCTATTATGATTGTTATGGAATTAGTACCTG GTGGTTCCCTGTTAacttatttaagaaaaaatgcTAATACTATTACGCAACAAGAACAACTTCGAATGTGTAAAGATGCAGCTGCAGGTATGCGCTATTTGGAATCTAAATATTGTATTCATAGGGACTTGGCTGCTCGAAACTGTCTCGTAG GATATGAATCTATAGTAAAAATATCAGATTTCGGAATGTcacgagaagaagaagagtaTATAGTATCAGATGGTATGAAACAAATTCCAATTAAATGGACTGCGCCAGAGGCATTAAATTTTG GTAAATATACGTCGCTTTGTGATGTGTGGAGTTATGGAATCTTAATGTGGGAGATATTTTCTAAAGGTGGAAATCCTTATAGTGGAATGTCTAATTCTCAAGCTCGCGAAAAGATAGATGCAG GTTATCGAATGCCAGCACCAGAAAATACACCCGATGAAATATATCGTTTAATGTTACGATGTTGGGAATATGAACCGGAGAAGCGTCCTCATTTCGATCAAATATATACTGTTGTTGAGACGCTTTCTCAAgcgtatttataa